The genomic segment TTCTATTGTAAAATCTTCATTTAACTCTTTGTCTTGATATTCTTTAGCCCATCTGCTAGGATACTATGGCAgcacaagagaaaaataaacaaacagttgaCCTACTTTTCAGCTTGGTCTCTGTTGGAAATGACAAGAGAATAATTCAAAAGACACAGTTTagggacaaaaataataataaaaaagtattgtTTTGGTTCTCCAGACCAGATAACACATTCCCCTCTTTACATTCACTATGTTAGGATCTAATTAGTATGGCTTAGTGCTGTACGGCTGCCtgaaagaagcagagaaaaggGTCTGAGGGACTGACAAAGGGGGGCAAGGAAACAGACGCTGTTTTGACTTTGCCTCAATCAGTATTCCGTTTAAGGAGGTCACTGAAACAGAAATTGGCTCAGTTGATTTTACAGATAATTTAAAAGAGGACTAATCTatacttgtttgttttgtttcatattattttaatgtttacataaaagtgtaaaaatctacataaaaaaacactcagTACGTTCATTTTACTAAGGCTTGGGTAGCAGtgcatcagtaaaaaaaaaaaaaaaaaaaaaaaaaaaaaaaaagctataataAATTGTAGGTTCTGGCTACCctttggtaaaagaaaatattttattccgCTGCAGAAATGCTACACTACATGCAAGGagtaagaaaaacaagcaaaccaGTGGTATTGTGAAGATAATCCATTTTCCTGTAGGAAAGAGGAAGTTTTATTACACTCTTGTTGTCACCACCCCAAATCAGACTTGCAACATAAAAGTTGAtctgtgtttgatattttattttgtagggcTCTATTACCATTATGTCCAATGAGGTTGACATATCTGTAGACTCTAGGaatactaaaatcaaaagtaaatGGGTTAGAAGCTGAGCTACACATCAAAATATAGCATGCATTAGATAACCACAATAGAGCCAGCTTGCACATTTCTTAAATAGTGCATATATTAAAAGAGTTTATATTCATGTCTAGTGAGTCATCCTCCCAGATGGGAGGTTGTATTGAACCACATGACGGGTAGATGCTGCCTGTAGacaatcataaaaaacaaagccCACTATGGTGGGTTGATGTGAATTTCGTAAATTGCAATTCAATGTGTCAAGAACCACAGATTTTTCTGCTTATAAGAATCAACTATTAGAGCAAGTTGTCAAACAAACTGAACATAAGACcctttacataaaaaaaccctaacatattttacatattaactAAAATAGTGTCCTGATAATTCTGGAAAATGTGATTCTACAAACTAGAATTTtggaaaaattccaaaacacattttactttaattattattttaaatctgtacCTCCTCAATAATAAATTAAGCACACCATAATCTAATCATTAAAAATTGTACCCTAATATTGTTATGCATATCTGCACCAAAGTCATGCCATTCTTGGATTATGGCCTTGCAGCACACAAAATCACAAATGTCTTCCAGGCCATAATTTGGACAGCTGTGCTTTACTGTGCATATTTTCATATTACTGGCAGCTATAAATATGCCCCGGCATGTCCCCAGGGTAAACATTCTTAAAGTAAAGATTTTATCTTTCAACTCATCTGCCAGGTTGTTCtagcaaaacaagaaaaacaaatacaaacagttattacttacttttttattgttagaaATGGCCAGGGAAAACTGTTTGaagacagaaattatttaaaaaaaaagttttattttatcagcgGAAGAGACTCTTTACATTCACAATGATGTCAGGATCTAATCAGTAGATGGCAGTGGTTTTTAATGTAAGGCTGTCTGACAGAGGCAATGGACTGAACATTTCCCAAACCTATGTTCTGATTACTGATGTTTACAACACAAAAGAATGATGCCACAATATCTTAACCTCTTAACTTAGTTGAAGTAAAACaactctgattttaaaaaaatattttaaaaaaacaacaacaattactAATTAGAGTTAGATTTAGtcataaatgaacattttcaaaaacagttttgtgctttaaacaaattgattttatacacaaattattttacattagaacCATTTCAGTATGTAGCACCTAAAAAGGGTATCACAGAAATGAGATTGTTTTGTAAGTTTAGTCAGTGCAAGATAAATACATTACTGTTAGACCTCAACTGGCAGGTATTCATGGAACAACAGATGAGACTGAAAGTTATTTTGGTGATTATTTCCTGATTCTCAAGAAATAATCACAGAACCCCTGCAAGCAGATGACTTAATAATTTTGATCGAAATTACTAATTTTGTTAGTAATTCCCTTAGGCGTTGTTTAATAGATATTCCAAAGCAAAAGTATTATTGcacaaaaatagataaaatatactacaaatattttaagacatttttaaagaaccaacAAGCCCAAAAACATAGAATGAAATCTCATACAATCTAATCATatagataaatacatttcagttgcaaacatttcatttgagggctgcacagtggcgcagtacagttgttgccttgcaacaagaaggtcctgggtttgattcccggcccggggtctttctgcatggagtttgcatgttctccctgtgcatgcgtgggttctctccgggttctccggcttcctcccacagtccagaaacatgactgtcaggttaattggtctctccaaattctccctaggtgtgagtgtgtgtgcatggttgtgtgtcctgtatgtctctgtgttgccctgcaacagactggtgacctgtccatggTGTACCCCGcttctcgcccggaacgtagctggagatcggcaccagcaaccctcctgaccccattagggataagggtgaacagaaaatggatggatggatggacatttgATTTGACCGTGCTTCACATGGAAATTCCACACATAAATGCTctaatgttttaatcttttcctCCCATCAAAGAAATAATGAGATAGTGTAACTATGAGTTAAGCTTATGTTTTCAGAAGcctaactaaacattttaatagatatagttttggttctttttttaatatagtcCAATTTTCCTCAAGATTTAAATGCAGCATGTCTCATAGCCAAATCTTGTAAACCAATAATTTTCTAACTTCCCCAAATCCCATAATAAAGCTTAAAAGGCTTATAGGCTTATAAGGCTTCTCTTTTGCAAAAGGGGAGAAGCGTGTCAGACTTAGCTGTTCAGGCTAACTCCAACGAGGGATTCCAGACCTTCATTATTTATTCTCTTCAGAGCAAAGATGTGTCTTCACTGTGATAATTCAACAGCACAGGCAAGTACAGGAAATGCATTCAATATGGCAACTGCAAGGATAGGTATTTTGTACAGGATATTTCAGTTCTCTTATTTGTCATAGCTACAGACGCGCCTACACCGGAAGTGTGGAAacttttcaacagaaaaacacactttgCAGGagtacaaaaacacagcagatatAACAGGAAACAAATGGTAAAAAGTATCAACATTTCCACCAcacctgatttttatttgtattactAAAAGGGCCAGAATGTTAAACTGAAAGTATTTTGAAGAGCcacaaaattttattatttctttttgcaaaaattatgaaaacacatttattttaatgtttacgTCAACAAGAAACTATAGAATATTCTAATCAGTGAGAATTGCACCAGTCAAATGATTTTGCAAACTAAAGTTATGTCACTCTTGAACTATGGTTGAGCGGCACATAAAATCTTTCAGAGTGCCTCTAATGCAATTTGGACACCTGCCGACTGCTTGAGTGTATTCTCACATTACTCATAGTTTTAAATATGCCCCAACAAGTTCACAGGATAAATATTCTGATAGTAAAGCTTTTATCTTTGAACTCTATCAGTGTGGAAGCCCACCTGCCATGTTGTTATAGcaacacagaaaatacaaaaacaactgaCTCACTTTTTCAGCTAAGTCTGTTGggaatgacagaagaaaaacaagtcagttttaagacaaaagtaatgacaataaaaacctttattgtAACAGTTGAAAACAGAATTTCCTGACATTTGACTTAATTATATAAGGCTGATAGAGTGAGGTAAGGGACTGACAAAGTGGAGAAAGGAAACATTTGTTGAATCTGATCTACTTGAAACTATTCACAACATAAAAAgtgacaacaaaatatttcaacctTTTACTTTAGTTGATGTCAAAgaacactgataaaaaaaaactgttttaattaacTTAGATTTTgccaaaaattaatttttctttgatcggttttttgtttcataataaaacattttagtataCAGTATAATAGGGTACCGCATGGTTTGCAGGTTTACtcagtgcaaaataaatattatcaaGGTGCAACAcagcaaacagcaaaatgaaaaacttaaatTACAGAACCTCACAATTTGCACATGTaccaaaaatgaattaaaaaaattacattgcaTGGAGTTGTGCTGAGTAACATTACTGTAGATATACgtccaaacataaaacaaaaattacaaataaaaacaaaaaataaatccttaaatttGACCCACTACgcttaaatgaaaattaataaatttaactAGTCATAAGTCAAGGCTAAAATATAATACAATGAACATCCAAGTTGGAAATTCTCAGATTTTGGATGAAAGGTTACGCAAGTTTAGCAGTAAAATGAGCCTGAAATCAACTGCACAAACTACCTGCTGCTGGGTTAACAACCACAATCATGTCCAAATCAAGGAGAAGACAGTTGGTTTAGTTggagctgtaaaaaaaagaaagaaaaaagagaaaaacaacaacaaaaaagctaaGCTGCACCTCAGCCACACACATTTTGAACCCATCTAATTCTTTCCAGAATTTTTGCATTCTTTTCAGTGGGTGAAGATAATTTAATCTGATTGTTTCCCTGGTACAGAGCTGGTTTTACTGCATAGACTAGATATTTTTAACAGGATTGAGGGTGGGGCTTGGTGTAAGTCATATTAAAAAGTTAATCTTAGCTTGCTTTATCCATTTCAAAACTATCTTTTAGTCAGGGCTTGAGTTAAAAAAACTGTCCAATCATAACATATTGTTGCacattcattaaaattttttttgaaaagtgtaAACAATTTCTTTTAACAGCACAACGAGCAAGCAAACTTCAAGTAACAATGTTATAAtgtatttgaacaaaaacaaaaaaggggaAATACCTATGCCGTGAACGGCCGCCTCATGGAAACTCAAAAAGCCACACATTCATTGACATATAAGTCAATTAATTAGCAAGTAATGTAGGATAGTCAATATGATAAGCTAAAAGAAGACATTACCCAGAGCTGGGTAAAgattttgctgttgtttgtctgattctttaaatgttcaggACTCTCTTTAAGAGACCCAAACCacttaatttttaacaaaatcaaatttggCTTGATCTGGAGAAGAGAAACTTTCTATTGCTGCTATGGTAGAGTCTATGGGACTCAAGAAAATATCTGGTTGAGCCAGTAATTTTGTTTGGTCTAGAGAAACTGGTGGTCCGAGAGAGGATGTTGCAGATGAGTGAAAGATGCTATATGTCCCAAATTGTGCTTTAACGTGTTCAGAAAATTGGGCTGGAGAATTATAGAAACTAAAGTTTCTTGTGAAACTTCAAGGTGCATGAAAAACGATAAAGATCTGGTGAGGTGAAAATTCCACCAACACTTGGAATATTGAGAAAACTTTATTAGCTAGTTGAGACACTTCTGCTTGTGACATCGGGTAAAAGAGgaattaaaaatacagacagCCTGACGTTTAGCTGCAAAAATAACTCATTTTGATGAATAGACAAAGAGAATACTTAAACTTACAGTAAACTGGTAATACATGCAAGTCTGATGCAAGCCTTTTTTCCGTTATCCTCTGCAACAATTTCTACTGCTGTTTCAACAGACTTATTGACTGGACGTCAATCGGTCCCTTCAAATGTTTGCTCATGGACCATTTTATCTCCTTTGTGCCAGGATATGACAAGCCTGTTTACTGGTGCAACATTATGAACTAAGCACTGTAAGAGATGATATTCACCATTGGCTATCAGAGGGGTCGGAGGCTTTGGCATAAATACCTTCCCTGGCATTTCCACAGCAAAATGTCCTTTTAACATGTTCAGAAAATTGGGCTGGAGAATTATAGATACTAAAGTTTCTTGTGAAACGTCAAGGTGCATGAAAAAGGATAAAGATCTGGTGAGGTGAAAACTCCACCAACTCTTGGAATATTGAGAAAACGTTATTAGCTAGTTGAGACACTTCAGCTTGTGACATCGTGTTGAGTAAACTTGTTTCCTCAGAATTTCGAGTGTTGCTGGAGCTTCAACCTAAAGCTCTTTACCACTTTACAATCttcacagaatattttcataaaagctaacattttaacattaataGAAGGTGTTTGACTTTTGGGAGATGAAAAACGTACTGTGCTTTTAGCTTTGGCTCAGTGTTGGAAGCATGCAACACCTTTTTATACCAGCAAACATGACAACGTGCATCTGAGAAACCAGTCTTGTGTCAAATAGGCAGTAATGCAGCACAAAAAGCCAAAGTACAACTTTAACACAATATGGTTATTGTGTTAAACCTGAAATACAAATGGGTAAATTGAAAAGAATAACTGATCCCAGAGAAGACTTTGAATGTCCATAATGTTTCACCAAGGACAAAATCTTACAGTAAAGCCATCCAACattaaattatgcaaaagtcagatttctttcgGACTGGAGGGAGGAGGTTGATAGATAGTTCTTGGGATAGCACACGATCCACTTCTTGTCCCAAAAACGCCGCCAATGATGATGATCACAACTCCTAGAGTCAGAAATACTCCAAGCAGGGCTTTCCTGGTGTTACAATTACCTGTGGGAGATGAGAATTTTTGTTATATTCTCACTCTGGACAGACCTTCTGGTCTTGCAAAAGAATAATGTCTTTGTTTATGATAAGCTACACGTCCCAAAATAAGGTTTACAACagaataacaataacaacagaAGCTCCAGCAGTGGTCTCCGGTTGACCACTTAATAGAGAACAGTAGCATGGAGGGTTATTGACAAACAGTATGCAGAAGGAAAAGATAGTCTAAGATTACTGGAGTGATGTGATTACCTTCAGGTTTGTTGAGGTGGAAATATTTGATTCTTTCCCCAGCAACATTAGAGGCTACACATTTGTAGACTACTGGAGTCCTGAAATCCAAAGTAAAAATCGACCCAGTAGCATTTTGCTCCTGCATCCCCTCTAGCGTAGGTTCTGAAAAGTGCCACTTGTAAACTGGAGTAGGGTTTCCTGTAGCCGTGcagtttaaagatatttttgcaCCAACAACATTTTCCAGGGTCTCATTTTCAGGCTCAGTGAAATTTGGTTTATCTGATGATGAGCATTAAATTATGtagagagaaggaaaaataggaattaaaaatacagacagTCTGACATTTAGCTGCAAAAATAACTCATTTTGATGAATAGACAAAGAGAATATATAAACTTACAGTAAACTGTTAATACATGCAACTCTGATTTCATCGGCTGAGGACTTTGTTCTGCTGGTAAGTCCAGCCTTGCTTCACACCAGACTTTTTTTCCGTTATCCTCTGCAACAATTTCTACTGTTGTTTCAACAGACTTATTGGCTGGACGTCGATCGATACCTTCAAACGATTGCTCATAGAATATTTCATCTCCTTTGTGCCAGGATATGTGAAGCCTGTTTACTGGTGCAACATCATGAACTGAGCACTGTAAGAGATGATATTCACCATCGGCTATCAGAGGGGTCGGAGGCTTTGGCATAAATACCTTCTCTGGCATTTCTACAGCAAAAGGTGATACAGGAAAAAGTAAATTAGAACAttaacaatattttcttatcaGTCTATATTAATATGAAAAGTATCCACAGCACATTGGTTTAAAGCCTTATTCAAAATTGcatcatattattattttttctcaaaattctacaTGCAAATACCCCATTATGAATATGGAAAACTTTTTAgtttctatttattaaaaatagaaaccaagaaatcacatttatgcAAGTATTTACAGTCTCTACTTAATAATATATTGATCCAGCTTTGACAACAACTGCAGCCTTAAGTCTTTTTGAATATAAGGCCACAAGTTTAGCTCACCCATCCTTAGGCAGTTTCACCCATCCTTCCTTGTAGGTTTCCAGTTCAATCAAGTTTAATGGGAGACGTCTGTTGGGCATTTACAGATTTTCCAAAGATGGTTAATCAGATTCAAGGCTGGACTCTGGTTTGGCCACTCCACGACATTTATATTTGTTCTGAAGTCACTGTGAGATCTTTACAGTGTGCTTCACCTGAGTCTGAAGTCTAGATGACTCTGGAGCTGGTTTTCATCAAGTATGTCTCTGTGCATTGCTCAATTCATATTTCCCTCTATCCTGACTAGTCTGCCAGTTCTTGTTTCTGCAAAACATCCCCACAGATGATGCTGACACCAATATTCTTCATTGTAGGGATTGTACTAACCTGGTGGTGAGCTAAGCCTAATTTCCTCCAAACATGATGCCTGGTATTCACaccaaaatgttcaaacttgTTCTCATCAGACCACAGAATTTTGTTCTTCATGGCCTTAGAATCCTTCCTTGTGCCTTTTATTAAGGAGTTGTTTTCTTCTGGACACCCTAACAGTATGTTCTTGGTTACCTTTCTGACTAAAGCCCTTCTCTCATGATCTCTCAGTTTAGATGGCCGATTAGCTCAAGAAGAATCCCTATAGTTCCAAACATGTTCCATTTATGAACATTGAGATTAAGACCATTAGGATATGCAAAGCAGCACACACCACTATGCATCCTTCCACAGATTTCTACTTCAAGACAATTTTCATGTTGAAGGCTTACGTAAATGTGATTTCtaagttttccatttttaatcaatttataaaacattcaGCCTTTTTTCTACATTGTCATAATTGGGGCAAGGGATTAATTCATACAACTTGTAAAGACTGGAAATGAATACTTCCCAGATTGTATATATATGAGCATCTTACATAAGATTGTTACATATATTATCCAACTTACTTACTGTAAATAGTAATTGGTAGTGGTACAATATGCTGTTCACCATTAGAATACGCAATATAACATTTTGGGGCAGTCATCCAGTCGTTAACATTGCTAAGGTTCACATCTAAAGTGGACAATCCCTCTATAAGACCAGTTCCTCCAAATGAAGACTCCCAGCCAATCCCGTCCGTATTGTTGCATGTTGTCCTGCAGTTGGCTGACGCAGAACCTCCAAATTTCACATAAACCATCGGGGGAGTGAACACAGTTTCACAGCCATGTGCACGCTTTCCTAGAAGGATACAGTTCACATAAATTAAGTAAAAGTTTTTACTGCACAAACAGCCATTTAAAACGGCTAAtaagggctgaaacgattaatcagattagtTGTGACAAATCTATAATTTAAATCATCTTCAACTTATTTAGCAATtaattaatcgttaactggagtatataTACTCAAAGCCaggtcattttctgaaatgacaCCACACTCAGAGTAGTAATTAtgacaaaactgtacaaatgaTTATTAGGATACCTGCAGGATTCTTGTCGTTAGTTTGGGCACTTACCCATTCTCCAAGACTGATTACTAACTTGGGACACTTGAGCAACTGCTCAACCCAGTTATTAAACCATGACTGCAAACCAACTCATCTCCTccacagaggagaggaagagatgCTTGCACATTTTAACATGCATCCTCCTCCCATTCATGACAGTCTGCTACTATGTTCTAttcagaactcctcaagtggaaATTTTATAGGTCCCCCTAATTCAAActatgtgaaaaaagaaaaaaaaaactttctattaCGGTAATCACATTTTGCTATCTAATAATTAActggtaaattaaaaaataatcatcagatTATGCAGTATAGATGTTAAATCAAGTAGAATAAGCTGAGCTTTGTACAGGTAgctgttagaagtatttttttggtgcagattcatcctttgctacaaatgatcaaacacaCTAAAGTAATgctatgttattgcattttaagtaagaaaagtattattttcttatGGAATTGAGCAACCTGACAGCAtgacagcaacatgttttcaccTTAATGACATGATTTTCTATAAAATCCAAAGGAAAATTCAACCCTGCATGCTTTACAGCAATAAACATAGTGACTAAATATCCAGTATCCTGAAGTGTTTGTATTGCTGAAATTATCTTAAGCAACATTTCACTTTCCAAACTGCATCACTTGATCTTCTCAGGTTTTCTAGTGCTTTGAAAAAGAAGTTCTGGCAAACCAGggtcattttaatttgtccCACGGCTCAAATTAAAAAAGGGCATTCATTATCTTACATATCCATGTTTTCTCTAAAAGGCAACCCACTTTCTCAGCAatgtgtaaattaaaaataactaaagacAGCTGTTGGAGGTCTGCATCAAATGACAATGATTCATTACATATCTTGCAGAAGTTTTTACCACTTTAATTGCACTGAAAATTTACGTACCTAAGTTTTGTCTCTTCTATAAGCTACTGTATGGTTTATGAGACCAGTAGTCATTAAAATCTGATTCCAGTTCAGAAGTAATAAAAAGAGTGTCATAGTGTTCCTTAGAAAGAATGCAAGGGCGTAGGCTGAGAAATGAAAACCGACACcctaatgtgaaaatgttcGAGGTAACCTACTGTATCAGCAGAAGCAGTCAAGAAAGGCAGAAATGAAAGTTTAGTTACCTGCGTAGATCATAAAGGCGAAGAACAGAAACAACCGCATCGTGGTTTTAGGTACTGCTGGGCGCTCAGAGCGAAGGGATGTACGGTTACGGTGACACACACTTCCACCTAGATCTGGAGCGATTGAACTACAGTACGGCGCTTCTCTTCCGCCCTAAAGCATTGAGAAtcattgaaagaaaaagcaaatgtgGTGCGTTGACGTGCATTTCGTTAAGCTCCCTTTTGTGAGTCATAGAGTTCAAAACTTGTTGCAGCAAGTAAGCCTAAGCCCCACGCCCTTTGTTTCTCAGTGATATCGAGAAGTAGTTAATAACTTTTTATAAAACGAGCCTTTCATTACTTTAATCACAACAGCTGAGGGTGTTCTGTTCATGAAAAACTTAGTATCACAACTTTTCCGAGGAACAGCGTCTGCGGTTGCTTTAACGATCTAAAGATAGTTCTTTCTATGTGTTGAAAGgtcaaacctgtttttttttttttagcagaggTACGTTTAGTTTCACTTGTGTTGCTCTAGTTTTCTTTCAAGTGTagaagtaaacaaataaaaagcatattGATAGTTGAGTCACATGGCCCTTTGAATTAAAACTGGCCTAAGATTGTGGTTAATACAGAAATTCTTAAGTAAATTAAACTAAAGTACTTTtctattgtttaaatgtattatttcagaCACAACGTGTTATGAAAGTGCATAagtttaatagttaaaaaaacgATTTAcacaaagttaaatatttacagcagTATTCACAAATGTATACAGTGTGTTCTTTCACATATCACTATTGAGGCTGCTTAAGCTCCAACATCATCATATGCAGTCCAATTTTAAAGCCAACTTTGAACTGTTCtccataaataaatagaaagcttttcatttacataaaaatattttcttgaatttaCATGTAAAGGCTACAAATGCCTGCAGTCActcatagaaaaaaaacccacataaaAGTGTTGAACAACAGAATTTGTTCAATCAGGCTTCAGCCTAGAACAGTATGGCACCACTAACAAAGGGCTTACAGTTCGAGGATGCAGATTGTATGCAAAACGCAAAAGCGGGGAATTTTCCAAAGATATTTCAACTTTCACTAAGTTATTGATGCTAACCAATTAAAAAGAAGTAGATATAACTTCTTAGTGACAAATGAAGttttacattgattttaaatgttgccTAGTTTCTTAATGAACTGAGTAAACAATGAAGAAAGGTCGAAGATgcacaaaataataatcataacaCACTCCTTTCTTACAAAAAATACATCTCTTTCATCTCATTCAATTTTTATCTTCTCACTCCTTCATTTTGCCTGatatactaaaaaaaaataaagctctgACAATTTTTCCTTCATCATAAAAGCATGAAACTtctttaagaataaaatgtggGGAAGCAGATGTGACAATAATATGATACTTTGAGCAGCAGAAGCTATATTCAACCGGTCCAAGTGTGAATCTGAATTCAGACTGAGCAGATATTCTTAATGTGCCGTTGAAAAGAGTGCTGCTAAGACAGCTTGGTCACTGGTAGCTGGATGTCCCAGCCGTCATGAGCCACATTCCCATTGTGACTGCTGAGTTTAGGGTTTTTAAGGCTGTAGCGACGCATTTTGGTGTTCTTGTAGTAGATTGAGTagatgaagacaaaaatgatGGAGATGGCCACAACTGTCAGAGCCACAAATCCAGCTAGGAGGGGCAGGTAGTcctctgaaagcagaaaaataacatattaatacaaaaaaaaaaaaaaaacactaaaatttaagatttctttgttggttaagatgtttaaaaaatattttcttggtaTGAAAATGCATAAACCTTTTTTATCTTGTCAGCacctagagaaaaaaaatctgcatttactgattattcaaaataataaaaaggtttctTTGCCATTCAAAACAGATGTTCTAGGTAAGGTTTTTGttctaaacacaaaacaactacATTTGTGCACAATTTATTGTCCATTGCTGTTCAGCACAATTTGCCTATTAAGTTTATGTTTGtatatttcagcttttctttttagattttgtgatTATTCAAGACTTTACTGACAAGTAAATCAGACGAGACGTGAGCAAACAGAAAATGGTGAAAGAATTGCAGAAACAGTCCTTGGCTCGAGAATCAAACTGCAGACACCTGAAGACCAATCAAAGTCATAACCGACTAACATTTCTTCCATCACCACATGATGTGGCAGGGAGGGAATTTTTTTCGTTTGGACAGGTGGTGTGATATGACTGGTGAAATAGAAACATactatgacatttaaaaacacttttgaacCGGGATCTTCAAATCCGGGCTTCGAGGGCCAATGAAGTTtctagatgtgtctctgcttcaatacacctgaatcaaatggctgaattacttTTTCAGTTTGCAGTCAAGTTATCCAGAGTCCTGTTGATGAACTCTGTGTTTGAGTCAGGTGTATTGAAGCAGAGATGCACCTAATGGTTGCAGGACGCCGGCCCTTGAGTCCTAGAATTGAAAACCCCTGCTCCAGGAGACGGGATGAATATAGTTAGCTCTGTCATCAGCAGCAACATGAAGGCTGTGACATTCACAAACTAATGCACTAAACATTACCATCGCCGCATCAAACATTAACCTGTCCTGTTCTGACACAGCATGCGATTATTTTATGGATGGACCCTACTTTCTTTGTtcctaaaacacatttttcacat from the Gambusia affinis linkage group LG19, SWU_Gaff_1.0, whole genome shotgun sequence genome contains:
- the LOC122821547 gene encoding uncharacterized protein LOC122821547 — protein: MRLFLFFAFMIYAGKRAHGCETVFTPPMVYVKFGGSASANCRTTCNNTDGIGWESSFGGTGLIEGLSTLDVNLSNVNDWMTAPKCYIAYSNGEQHIVPLPITIYKMPEKVFMPKPPTPLIADGEYHLLQCSVHDVAPVNRLHISWHKGDEIFYEQSFEGIDRRPANKSVETTVEIVAEDNGKKVWCEARLDLPAEQSPQPMKSELHVLTVYYKPNFTEPENETLENVVGAKISLNCTATGNPTPVYKWHFSEPTLEGMQEQNATGSIFTLDFRTPVVYKCVASNVAGERIKYFHLNKPEGNCNTRKALLGVFLTLGVVIIIIGGVFGTRSGSCAIPRTIYQPPPSSPKEI